The following are encoded together in the Patagioenas fasciata isolate bPatFas1 chromosome 7, bPatFas1.hap1, whole genome shotgun sequence genome:
- the LSS gene encoding lanosterol synthase: METATVMETTTAMAANGGPVRRRGGPWRSAAATTLPDWRLRCEGGRQRWRYLGDGDDGEAGGEWRAQTALEQHSLGLDTGETLRPSAAAGTAREAARKGMRFYAALQAEDGHWAGDYGGPLFLLPGLLITCHTAKIQLPEGVRKEMVRYLRSVQLPDGGWGLHVEDKSTVFGTALNYVALRILGLGPDDPDVVRARINLHSKGGAVGIPSWGKFWLAVLNVYSWEGMNTLLPEMWLLPTWFPAHPSRLWCHCRQVYLPMSYCYAMRLSAEEDELIQSLRQELYVQDYASIDWPAQRNNVAAGDVYTPHSWLLDIAYGIMNMYEAHHSTHLRQRAITELYDHITADDRFTKCISIGPISKTINMLVRWFVDGKNSPAFQEHVSRISDYLWLGLDGMKMQGTNGSQLWDTAFAIQAFLEAEAQKMPEFTSCLQNAHEFLRFTQIPENPPDYQKYYRHMNKGGFPFSTRDCGWIVADCTAEGLKSVMLLQEKCPFIAKLVPPERLFDAVNVLLSMRNSDGGFATYETKRGGHLLELLNPSEVFGDIMIDYTYVECTSAAMQALKHFHKEFPEHRAPEIRETLQKGLDFCRKTQRADGSWEGSWGVCFTYGTWFGLEAFACMQHTYRDGAACREVAQACQFLLSKQMADGGWGEDFESCEQRTYVQSATSQIHNTCWALLGLMAVRYPDIEVLERGVKLLIDKQLPNGDWPQENISGVFNKSCAISYTAYRNVFPIWTLGRFCQLHPNSPLAGKLQSGSSAGVEETVQEALSA, from the exons ATGGAGACGGCGACGGTGATGGAGACGACGACGGCGATGGCGGCGAACGGCGG GCCGGtgcggcggcgcggcggcccgTGGCGCTCGGCGGCGGCCACGACGCTGCCCGACTGGCGGCTGCGCTGCGAGGGCGGCCGGCAGCGCTGGCGCTACCTCGGCGACGGGGACGATGGCGAGGCGGGCGGCGAGTGGCGGGCGCAGACGGCGCTGGAGCAGCACAGCCTCGGGCTGGACACG GGCGAGACGCTGCGGCCCTCGGCGGCGGCCGGCACGGCCCGGGAGGCTGCCCGCAAGGGAATGCGGTTCTACGCCGCCTTGCAGGCTGAGGACGGGCACTGGGCAGGTGACTACGGCGGGCCCCTCTTCCTCCTACCAG GTCTCCTCATCACATGCCACACTGCCAAGATCCAGCTGCCCGAGGGGGTTCGGAAAGAGATGGTGCGCTACTTGCGCTCTGTGCAGCTCCCGGATGGAGGCTGGGGCTT GCACGTGGAAGACAAATCGACTGTGTTTGGCACAGCACTCAACTACGTAGCCCTGAGGATCTTGGGCCTGGGACCAGATGACCCTGACGTTGTGCGAGCTCGCATCAACCTGCACAGCAAAG GAGGTGCTGTGGGAATCCCCTCCTGGGGGAAGTTTTGGCTGGCTGTCTTGAACGTTTACAGCTGGGAAGGAATGAACACACTTCTCCCAGAGATGTG GCTGCTTCCTACATGGTTCCCAGCCCACCCGTCCCGGCTCTGGTGTCATTGCCGCCAGGTTTACCTCCCCATGAGCTACTGTTACGCCATGCGTCTGTCAGCAGAAGAGGACGAGCTCATACAGAGCTTGCGGCAG GAGCTGTACGTGCAAGACTACGCCAGCATAGACTGGCCAGCCCAGAGGAACAATGTGGCTGCCGGTGATGTGTACACCCCGCACAGCTGGCTGCTGGACATTGCCTATG GTATCATGAATATGTACGAAGCCCACCACAGCACCCATCTGCGGCAGCGAGCCATCACAGAGCTGTATGACCACATCACAGCTGATGACAGATTCACCAAGTGCATAAGTATTGGGCCG ATTTCCAAGACGATCAACATGCTTGTTCGCTGGTTTGTGGATGGGAAGAACTCCCCAGCTTTTCAGGAGCATGTTTCCAGGATCTCTGACTACCTCTG GCTGGGCCTCGACGGCATGAAGATGCAG GGAACAAACGGATCCCAGCTCTGGGATACTGCCTTTGCCATCCAAGCCTTCTTGGAG GCAGAAGCCCAGAAGATGCCTGAATTCACATCCTGCCTCCAAAACGCCCATGAGTTCCTCCGATTCACCCAG ATCCCAGAGAACCCACCCGACTACCAGAAATATTATCGCCATATGAACAAG GGTGGCTTCCCCTTCAGCACCCGAGACTGTGGCTGGATCGTGGCAGACTGCACAGCAGAGGGGCTGAAGTCAGTCATGCTACTGCAGGAGAAGTGCCCCTTCATAGCCAAGCTTGTCCCCCCTGAGCGCCTCTTTGATGCCGTGAATGTG TTGCTGAGTATGAGGAACTCAGATGGAGGCTTTGCCACATATGAAACCAAGCGTGGAGGCCACTTACTGGAGCTGCTGAACCCCTCAGAGGTGTTTG GTGACATCATGATCGACTACACCTACGTGGAGTGCACGTCAGCTGCCATGCAGGCACTGAAACACTTCCACAAGGAGTTCCCTGAGCACAGAGCCCCAGAGATCAG GGAGACTCTGCAGAAGGGCCTGGACTTTTGTCGCAAGACGCAGCGAGCGGATGGGTCCTGGGAAGG GAGCTGGGGGGTTTGCTTCACCTAcggcacctggtttggtctggAGGCGTTTGCCTGTATGCAGCACACGTACCGCGATGG GGCTGCGTGCCGAGAGGTGGCCCAGGCCTGCCAGTTCCTCCTCTCCAAGCAGATGGCAGACGGCGGGTGGGGAGAGGACTTCGAGTCATGCGAGCAGCGCACTTATGTGCAGAGTGCCACATCGCAGATCCACAACACGTGTTGGGCCCTGCTGGGGCTCATGGCTGTCAG GTACCCTGACATCGAAGTGCTGGAAAGAGGCGTCAAGCTGTTGATAGATAAGCAGCTGCCCAACGGGGACTGGCCTCAG gAGAACATTTCTGGGGTGTTCAACAAGTCGTGTGCCATCAGTTACACTGCCTACCGCAATGTCTTCCCCATCTGGACACTGGGGCGTTTCTGCCAGCTGCATCCCAACAGCCCCCTTGCTGGGAAACTACAATCTGGATCCTCGGCTGGGGTGGAGGAGACCGTGCAGGAGGCCTTGTCTGCTTGA
- the S100B gene encoding protein S100-B: MSELEKAMIAIIDAFHQYSGKEGDKHKLKKSELKELINNELTHFLGEIKDQETVDKVMEALDSDGDAECDFQEFVAFIAMVTAACHEFFEHE; this comes from the exons ATGTCTGAGCTGGAGAAGGCCATGATTGCCATAATTGATGCGTTCCACCAGTACtcagggaaggagggggacaaGCACAAGCTGAAGAAATCAGAACTGAAGGAACTCATTAACAACGAGTTGACCCATTTTCTTGGC GAGATCAAAGACCAGGAGACTGTGGACAAAGTCATGGAGGCGCTGGACAGCGACGGGGACGCAGAGTGCGACTTCCAGGAATTTGTAGCCTTCATTGCTATGGTCACCGCTGCTTGTCATGAGTTCTTTGAGCATGAGTGA